In one window of Armatimonadota bacterium DNA:
- a CDS encoding FAD-dependent oxidoreductase, whose translation MTRTHDVVVIGGGLAGVCAAMQAARLGCNTALVERELVLGGNSNSAFRLHIEGASSNHTYGNETGVVEELEAEAVVRGAFMPPGGGQPSYFNSRWSEILLEFCEAAGVQVYLKTLAVAARTRDGRITSVIAEDMLSKRRLNLRARHAFIDASGDGQVAASAGASYCMGREARSEFEESFAPEAADRRTMGNALMFIMRNAGRPIEYLPPPGTPVYETDEDLPMGYHSAWDPSIDLPLIWTAEYGGHLDTVEDEAEIYRGLVRMVHGIVDHLKNRGDHGAENFELFWVSPYMGKRESRRFIGDYILSQQDLFDAPDFPDRVAYGGRAVDLHEINDEGTKCRVRFYGTPPLYSIPFRCLYSRDVANLMLAGRLISGTRVALGSYRVMKTLATTGQAVGAAAFLCKEHGATPRDIYHRHIGELQQLLLREDATVLNLPNADPADLGRAAAVRASSEHPDHPAQNIIDGVNRQCDETPTHQWRSAEGLPQSVEVDFGERRRVGMVQVAFDGDLGRTRNRHYPQTVSPLLVRDYRILARTAAGWRPVVAVQGNYQRFRRHAFRRREMSALRLDVLATHGANHARVYEVRAYP comes from the coding sequence ATGACGCGCACTCACGACGTGGTGGTCATCGGCGGCGGGCTGGCGGGCGTGTGTGCGGCGATGCAGGCCGCGCGCCTGGGCTGCAATACCGCGTTGGTCGAGCGCGAACTCGTGCTCGGCGGCAACTCGAATTCCGCGTTCCGTCTCCACATCGAGGGCGCGAGTTCGAACCACACCTACGGCAACGAGACCGGCGTCGTCGAGGAGCTGGAGGCGGAAGCCGTCGTGCGCGGCGCCTTCATGCCGCCCGGCGGCGGCCAGCCAAGCTACTTCAACAGCCGCTGGAGCGAGATCCTGCTCGAGTTCTGCGAAGCCGCCGGCGTCCAGGTCTATCTCAAGACGCTCGCTGTCGCCGCGCGCACCCGCGACGGCCGCATCACCTCCGTCATCGCCGAGGACATGCTCTCGAAGCGCCGCCTCAACCTGCGCGCGCGCCACGCGTTCATTGACGCCAGCGGCGACGGCCAGGTCGCGGCGTCGGCGGGGGCATCGTACTGCATGGGCCGCGAGGCGCGCTCGGAGTTCGAGGAGTCCTTCGCACCGGAAGCCGCCGACCGCAGGACCATGGGCAACGCGCTGATGTTCATCATGCGCAACGCCGGCCGGCCCATCGAGTACCTCCCGCCGCCCGGCACGCCGGTGTACGAGACGGACGAAGACCTGCCCATGGGCTATCACTCCGCGTGGGATCCAAGTATTGACTTGCCGCTGATCTGGACCGCCGAGTACGGCGGTCATCTCGACACGGTCGAGGACGAAGCCGAGATCTACCGCGGCCTGGTGCGGATGGTGCATGGGATCGTGGATCATCTCAAAAACCGCGGCGACCACGGCGCCGAGAACTTCGAGCTGTTCTGGGTCAGCCCGTACATGGGCAAGCGCGAGAGCCGTCGCTTCATCGGCGACTACATCCTGTCACAGCAAGACCTGTTCGACGCGCCCGACTTCCCCGACCGCGTCGCGTACGGCGGCCGCGCGGTGGACCTGCACGAGATCAACGATGAGGGGACGAAATGTCGCGTTCGCTTCTACGGCACGCCGCCGCTGTATTCGATACCGTTTCGCTGCCTCTACTCGCGCGACGTCGCCAACCTGATGCTTGCGGGGCGGCTCATCTCGGGGACGCGGGTCGCCCTCGGCTCGTACCGCGTGATGAAGACGCTCGCCACCACCGGCCAGGCCGTGGGCGCGGCGGCGTTCCTGTGCAAGGAGCACGGCGCCACCCCGCGCGACATCTACCACCGCCACATTGGGGAGCTGCAGCAACTCCTGCTGCGCGAAGATGCGACCGTCCTGAATCTCCCCAACGCCGACCCCGCGGACCTGGGACGCGCGGCTGCGGTGCGCGCGTCGAGCGAGCATCCCGACCATCCCGCCCAGAACATCATTGATGGGGTGAACCGGCAATGCGACGAAACACCCACCCACCAGTGGCGCTCCGCGGAGGGCCTGCCGCAGTCGGTCGAGGTGGACTTCGGGGAGCGGCGCCGCGTGGGCATGGTGCAGGTTGCTTTCGACGGCGACCTCGGGCGCACGCGTAACCGCCATTATCCGCAGACGGTCTCGCCGCTGCTGGTGCGGGACTACCGGATTCTCGCGCGCACCGCGGCAGGTTGGCGGCCGGTCGTCGCGGTTCAGGGGAATTACCAGCGCTTTCGCCGCCACGCGTTTCGGCGACGGGAAATGAGCGCGCTGCGCCTCGACGTGCTCGCGACGCACGGCGCGAACCACGCGCGGGTGTACGAAGTGCGCGCGTACCCGTAG
- a CDS encoding radical SAM protein — protein sequence MTQRHERERGGGLPPPRIVAWEITGRCDLACKHCRAAATAEADPQELTPDEALAVVEQLAEAGTRLLILTGGDPLLRPDWPDLAARATAAGIRVTMAPNGLHVDAEVAARMRECGIERAAISLDFPTAELHDEFRGVPGAFDAAVRALRLLREAGVECQVNTTISALNVNHLDALIDLALELGAVAFHPFLLVETGRGEALAEQRLTPEQCEEMMLHVRRRAVELQDRLAIKPTDMPHYCRVAAQNPAERGTASAPALDAMTRGCLAGRAFCFISSRGDVCPCGYLPLPAGSVRVTPLARIWRDSAVLRALRDDDMIEGKCGRCEFKRICGGCRARAFAHTGDFMAEEPLCAYLPKAARPSGRDSSSLQGEAGSG from the coding sequence GTGACGCAGCGGCACGAGCGCGAACGCGGCGGCGGCCTCCCGCCGCCGCGCATAGTCGCCTGGGAAATCACCGGTCGCTGCGACCTGGCGTGCAAGCACTGCCGCGCCGCGGCGACCGCTGAAGCCGACCCTCAGGAACTGACGCCCGACGAGGCTCTCGCGGTCGTCGAACAACTGGCCGAGGCGGGAACGCGCCTGCTTATCCTGACCGGCGGGGATCCGCTGCTGCGGCCGGATTGGCCGGACCTCGCGGCGCGCGCGACAGCCGCCGGCATACGCGTGACGATGGCGCCGAACGGCTTGCACGTCGACGCCGAAGTCGCCGCCCGCATGCGCGAGTGCGGGATCGAGCGCGCGGCGATCAGCCTCGATTTCCCGACCGCCGAACTGCACGACGAATTCCGCGGCGTACCCGGCGCCTTCGACGCCGCGGTACGCGCTCTGCGCCTGCTGCGCGAGGCCGGCGTCGAGTGTCAGGTCAACACCACGATCAGCGCGCTCAACGTGAATCACCTCGACGCGCTGATTGACCTCGCGCTCGAACTCGGTGCGGTTGCGTTCCATCCGTTCCTGCTCGTCGAGACGGGACGGGGCGAGGCGCTCGCCGAGCAGCGGCTGACCCCGGAGCAGTGCGAGGAGATGATGCTGCACGTGCGGCGCCGCGCGGTCGAACTGCAAGATCGCCTGGCGATAAAGCCGACCGATATGCCGCACTACTGCCGCGTCGCCGCTCAGAATCCGGCGGAGCGCGGGACTGCGTCGGCACCCGCCCTCGACGCCATGACCCGCGGATGTCTCGCCGGGAGAGCCTTCTGCTTCATCTCCAGCCGGGGCGACGTATGCCCGTGCGGTTATCTGCCGCTGCCGGCGGGGAGTGTGAGGGTCACGCCGCTGGCGCGGATCTGGCGCGATTCGGCGGTGCTGCGCGCGCTGCGCGACGACGACATGATCGAGGGCAAGTGCGGGCGGTGCGAGTTCAAGCGCATCTGCGGCGGCTGCCGCGCGCGCGCCTTCGCGCACACCGGCGACTTCATGGCCGAGGAGCCGCTGTGCGCGTACCTCCCGAAGGCCGCACGTCCATCTGGGCGCGACTCCTCTTCCTTACAGGGAGAGGCCGGGTCAGGGTGA
- a CDS encoding sigma-70 family RNA polymerase sigma factor produces MAAESTDGDLVGLTRGGDTEAYGTLVARYQGHVYGLAYSLVGNWADAQDIAQETFIRAYVNLDQLREPPRFAAWLRRVTFSVAMRWLKAFRPGLFKQLDGQVDLDSLEIPDFRPGPPEVVERRELAEAVQRAIASLPPKYRVPLTMFHLDGLSYDKVADFLDIPLGTAKSLIHRARAKLKGALATYAAEEITPVVQEVFDEHKLPAEFARKVLEKVPTLGWGRGRECTFAGALEAALAVTKHPYSYTDIMGFTGLAFRVRWFCGNERGRWCPSSAVGEMPEAAEAFTKATGWPIRWGFLAANDPSNVERLTAEIMASIDAGRPVLAYEPRLNMDVVYGYEDGGKMLLLRDYFQGEDPLRLPPSKLGFLIAFVGERGKALSHRAAVIEGLRIAVRNWKRERHAEGPGEYWYGAAAFARWIEDLADGKLSTDEKKLFHHVNWWNFNTMADARRAAVAFLREASGGLNGDAGAALSRAADLYEQESDLFGQVFASKDAFLSPSSGKSLRSWTARVRRREQEILSEARKIEDAAISEIEKALAAIA; encoded by the coding sequence ATGGCGGCCGAGTCAACCGATGGAGACCTCGTCGGCCTGACGCGCGGGGGAGATACGGAGGCGTACGGCACGCTGGTGGCGAGGTACCAGGGCCACGTCTACGGCCTGGCGTACAGCTTGGTCGGCAACTGGGCGGATGCGCAGGACATCGCCCAGGAGACGTTCATCCGGGCGTACGTCAATCTCGATCAGCTGCGCGAGCCGCCGCGCTTCGCCGCGTGGCTGCGGCGGGTGACGTTCAGCGTGGCGATGAGGTGGCTCAAGGCGTTTCGGCCGGGTCTGTTCAAGCAGCTCGACGGGCAGGTTGACCTCGACAGCCTGGAGATTCCGGACTTCCGCCCCGGGCCGCCGGAGGTGGTGGAGCGGCGCGAGTTGGCGGAGGCGGTGCAGCGCGCGATCGCATCGCTGCCGCCGAAGTACCGCGTGCCGCTGACGATGTTCCACCTCGACGGCCTGTCATACGACAAGGTCGCCGACTTCCTCGACATCCCTCTGGGCACGGCCAAGTCCCTGATTCACCGAGCCAGGGCGAAGCTCAAGGGCGCCCTGGCAACCTATGCGGCGGAGGAGATAACACCTGTGGTGCAAGAGGTTTTCGACGAGCACAAGCTGCCTGCGGAGTTCGCCCGGAAGGTGCTGGAGAAGGTGCCGACGCTGGGCTGGGGCAGGGGGCGGGAGTGTACCTTCGCGGGGGCGCTGGAGGCGGCGCTGGCGGTGACCAAGCATCCCTACTCATACACCGACATCATGGGCTTCACCGGCTTGGCATTTCGCGTGCGGTGGTTCTGCGGCAACGAGCGGGGCCGGTGGTGCCCATCGTCGGCGGTGGGAGAGATGCCGGAGGCGGCAGAGGCCTTTACCAAGGCCACCGGCTGGCCGATTCGCTGGGGATTCTTGGCGGCGAACGATCCGTCCAACGTGGAACGCCTGACGGCCGAAATCATGGCTTCGATTGACGCGGGGCGGCCGGTGCTCGCGTACGAGCCGCGGCTCAACATGGACGTGGTATACGGCTACGAGGACGGCGGCAAGATGCTGCTGCTGCGCGATTACTTCCAGGGCGAAGATCCGCTGCGACTCCCGCCTTCGAAACTCGGCTTCCTGATCGCGTTCGTGGGCGAGCGCGGCAAGGCCTTGTCGCACCGCGCGGCGGTGATCGAGGGACTGCGAATCGCGGTGCGGAACTGGAAGCGCGAGCGGCATGCCGAAGGCCCCGGCGAGTACTGGTACGGCGCCGCGGCCTTTGCCCGCTGGATCGAGGATCTCGCGGACGGGAAGCTCTCGACCGACGAGAAGAAGCTCTTCCATCACGTCAACTGGTGGAACTTCAACACGATGGCTGACGCCAGGCGCGCCGCCGTGGCATTCCTGCGCGAGGCGTCCGGGGGATTGAACGGCGACGCCGGCGCCGCGCTCTCTCGCGCAGCCGATCTCTACGAGCAGGAGAGCGATCTCTTCGGGCAGGTATTCGCGAGCAAAGACGCCTTCCTCAGCCCGTCGAGCGGGAAATCGCTGCGGAGCTGGACTGCGCGCGTGCGCCGCCGCGAGCAAGAGATCCTGTCCGAGGCGCGGAAGATCGAGGACGCCGCGATCTCGGAGATCGAGAAGGCGCTCGCGGCGATCGCGTAG